One genomic segment of Primulina tabacum isolate GXHZ01 chromosome 9, ASM2559414v2, whole genome shotgun sequence includes these proteins:
- the LOC142504482 gene encoding E3 ubiquitin-protein ligase RMA1H1-like, protein MAFQEYFVQEWGPENISASFDCSICLDFARDPFPERIPRPKMSSPNGPVCKANISEKTMIPLYGRGLSFSKPEQETDTINPRPSASGIQHLPSHNLYVNEQNILDTG, encoded by the exons ATGGCGTTTCAGGAGTACTTTGTGCAAGAATGGGGACCTGAAAATATTTCTGCTTCTTTCGATTGCAGCATATGCTTGGATTTTGCTCGTGATCCG TTCCCAGAGCGTATCCCCCGCCCCAAAATGAGCTCCCCAAATGGCCCCGTTTGCAAGGCCAACATTTCTGAGAAAACCATGATCCCTTTATACGGCAGGGGACTCTCTTTTTCCAAACCTGAACAAGAAACCGACACCATCAATCCTAGACCATCGGCCAGTGGCATACAGCACCTCCCTTCACATAATCTTTATGTAAATGAGCAGAATATACTAGATACAGGCTGA